One genomic segment of Marinitoga piezophila KA3 includes these proteins:
- a CDS encoding PLP-dependent cysteine synthase family protein, producing MKKNKEIYNEILELMGETPVIRLKNIEEYFNVKNELYAKVEYFNPGGSIKDRVGAYMLQMAEKENLITTNTVIIEPTSGNTGIGLALYAVKKGNSVIFIMPQKISMEKELLLRAYGAYIIRVPGNVSPFSVMSQYKIAEIIRNIIWEKRKPLSKSEIEGIVSYIQILINQNNEKELKKIFEKAVDPNNYAFIPNQYFNKNNPKAHYRTTAPELWKQFNGELDYIFAGLGTGGTISGIGKYFKERKDIKLIGVDPEGSIYHHVKAGLTVEEALKHSHPYLVEGIGKNIIPKTINLDIIDDIVVINDQEAFSMARFLSKREGILVGGSSGAALFGMIKYLKENNIKNKKAVVIFPDSGRSYLTKFFNDEWMKDNNLEVNDEIILRKLFDECKI from the coding sequence ATGAAAAAGAATAAGGAAATATACAATGAAATATTGGAATTAATGGGTGAAACACCTGTTATTCGTTTGAAGAATATAGAAGAGTATTTTAATGTAAAAAATGAATTATATGCAAAAGTGGAGTATTTTAATCCTGGAGGTAGCATAAAGGATAGAGTTGGAGCATATATGCTTCAAATGGCTGAAAAAGAAAATTTAATAACAACTAATACAGTTATTATTGAACCAACATCTGGAAATACAGGAATAGGGCTAGCTTTATATGCTGTAAAAAAAGGAAATTCTGTAATATTCATAATGCCCCAAAAAATAAGCATGGAAAAGGAATTATTGCTAAGAGCATATGGAGCATATATAATAAGAGTCCCAGGTAATGTTTCCCCATTTTCTGTAATGTCGCAATATAAAATCGCTGAAATTATTAGAAATATAATCTGGGAAAAGAGAAAGCCTTTATCAAAATCAGAAATAGAAGGAATAGTAAGCTATATCCAGATTTTAATAAATCAAAATAATGAAAAAGAATTAAAAAAGATTTTTGAAAAGGCTGTAGATCCAAACAATTATGCGTTTATCCCCAATCAATATTTTAATAAAAATAATCCAAAAGCTCATTATAGAACAACTGCACCAGAATTATGGAAACAATTTAATGGAGAGCTTGACTATATTTTTGCTGGATTGGGTACAGGCGGAACAATTTCTGGAATTGGTAAATATTTTAAAGAAAGAAAGGATATAAAATTAATAGGAGTAGATCCAGAGGGGTCAATATATCATCACGTAAAAGCTGGTCTTACAGTTGAGGAAGCATTGAAACATTCTCATCCATATTTAGTTGAAGGAATAGGAAAAAATATTATCCCAAAAACCATAAATTTAGACATTATAGATGATATAGTTGTGATTAATGATCAGGAAGCATTTTCAATGGCGAGATTTTTATCAAAAAGAGAAGGGATATTGGTCGGTGGCTCTTCTGGGGCAGCATTATTTGGAATGATAAAGTATTTAAAAGAAAATAATATAAAGAATAAAAAAGCTGTTGTAATTTTTCCTGATAGTGGAAGAAGCTATTTAACAAAATTTTTTAATGATGAATGGATGAAAGATAATAACTTGGAAGTTAATGATGAAATAATTTTGAGAAAGTTATTTGATGAGTGCAAGATATAA